AACCACCTTTCACAACTATTAACATCATATTAAAAAAACGGGTGATGTGACCTGGTTACCTTTGTCTCTCCATGAACGTATTGCGCCAACTGACCTGCATTGTGCTGAGCTTATTCCTGTTTGTCGCCTGTAATCAGAGCAGACATATAGTGTCCGATAAGGCCAAAGCGGCAGATCAGGCCTACCTAAAAGCCCATATTGAAGAAATCGAAACCCTTTGTACTTCAGCAAAAAAATTAGTTGGTAAACCTTACCGGCTAGGCAGTTCCGGGCCCAAATCTTATGATTGTTCTGGTTTTACGGCTGCAGTCTTTCAGTCGATTCATCTTTCGCTCCCCCGTATGGCATTTGACCAGGCACAGGTAGGTCACACCATAAAGTTGCCTTTGATCAAGCCCGGAGATCTTCTGTTTTTTGGCAATAAAAAGATCGATCATGTAGCGATGATCAGCAAAGTCAAATCAGGCAAAACATATTTCATACATTCTACTTCGAGCAAAGGTGTGGTTGAACAGGTTTTAGAGGATTCAGACTATTGGATGAAAAGACTTAAGCTGGCCAGGAGGGTCATTATTTAGAGAGTCCTGACCCAGGTTTTCGATTAAAATGGCCTGGATCTGACTCAAAATTGCTTTGGTGATGACTTCTATTTTCGCATGAATGCGTGTAAGTTCTTTTCGCTCTATGTCATATATTTCAGAAGCTCCCAGACCCTCATTCAAACGCATCATAAAAGTATAGTGGTCGTGCCATATGCCCATCCACTTAGGTAAGATGGCATCATTGGAAAAACAAGGTGCAGGGTTTTCCCATTTTATGCTTTTACGATTGAACATAAATCGTTTCATTTTTTTTCTGACCAGGTGGATTTGATCTTCATTCAAGGGTCCTTGACTAAGAAGATGATGGATTTCCTTTGCCTCATTAATAAGGTAGTTATGAACTTCCTTACGACGGATGGACCGAAGACGGGGCACAAGGCCTTTCAAATGTCGGTTGAGTGCCTTCATGTTTTTTTTAGTCATGAAAGTATCGTATTGGGCATGAGCGACTGCCTGGCGCTCGAGCATAGAAAACTCTAATGCCGGCAACCCGATACCTGTTGCATATTTTTCCAGCATGGTCTGTTCCAGATGAATCTCTCTGAGAACACCTGCAGATTTGTAAATATCCCGAAATGGTTGAAGAGATTTTTTGCGATCAAAATTTTTGTCGCATTGACCAATCATAAAATGGAGAGCGACTAATTTTTTAATCTGCAACCTCAAGGATAGCATATAGGTTGGAAGGAATATGTCACTCCTTTCATTTTCAGGCAGGTCAAATCTGATTTTAGAATAATAGTCGAGTAAAATTTTCAAGTGTTCAAATTTAAGCTTCTGCCTTTTAAATACCAGTTTTAGTTTTTGTCAATATAACTACCCAGAATACTGAGCTCCTTATTTTGTGATTGACGGTTAGATAAATCTTAGAGTTCTAGTCACTTATTCGTATCTTTCGCCTTATAGAAAAGCTAGTATACTGACCATGATTAATTTAATACTTTTTGGACCTCCGGGCTCAGGCAAGGGTACGCAAGCCATGAAACTGGTTGATCAATATGATATCACGCATCTATCTACCGGCGATATGTTTAGATATGAGCTGGGCAATAAGACTGAACTTGGCCAACTGGCCAAATCATATATGGACAAGGGCCAGTTAGTGCCTGACTCAGTGACCATTGCGATGCTCAAGCAGCGAATGGATAGCGGTATTGTAAAAAATGGGTTCATCCTCGACGGATTTCCCCGGACTATAGCACAAGCAGAAGCATTGGACGAACTTTTAAATGAAAAAAATATAAAATTAACTTCATTGCTTTCTTTAGTGGTAGACGATGATGAATTGGTGCATCGTCTGCTCGAAAGAGGAAAGACCTCTGGCCGTACAGATGACCTCAATGAAAGTATCATCAGGAATAGAATGAAAGTATATCGTGATGAGACGACCCCGGTGTATGATTATTATGACGCAAAAGGATTGTCCATTCAGGTAAATGGTATGGGTACCGTCGATGAAATTTTTGAAGAATTGTGCCTGGTGATCGACGATCGGTTCACCACCAAGTTTGTTTATTAAAAAAAAATAGAGTTACTCCCTTACATGGCTGAAGAAAATTTTATTGACTTTGTCAAAATCTTGTGTCGTTCTGGTAAGGGCGGGGCAGGAGCTGTCCATCTGCATCGGGCAAAATTTAAAGCCATGGGAGGCCCTGATGGCGGTGATGGAGGTAGAGGCGGCCGAATCATGGTCAGAGGCAATAGTCAGCTCTGGACCTTACTGCACCTACGATATAGAAAACATATCTATGCTGACGATGGGGGAGGTGGTGCTAAGGCCAATAGGACTGGTCAGGCAGGTGAAGATATTTTTATAGAAGTCCCTTTGGGCACGATGATCAGGGATGTAGAAA
The window above is part of the Saprospiraceae bacterium genome. Proteins encoded here:
- a CDS encoding C40 family peptidase is translated as MNVLRQLTCIVLSLFLFVACNQSRHIVSDKAKAADQAYLKAHIEEIETLCTSAKKLVGKPYRLGSSGPKSYDCSGFTAAVFQSIHLSLPRMAFDQAQVGHTIKLPLIKPGDLLFFGNKKIDHVAMISKVKSGKTYFIHSTSSKGVVEQVLEDSDYWMKRLKLARRVII
- a CDS encoding adenylate kinase, which gives rise to MINLILFGPPGSGKGTQAMKLVDQYDITHLSTGDMFRYELGNKTELGQLAKSYMDKGQLVPDSVTIAMLKQRMDSGIVKNGFILDGFPRTIAQAEALDELLNEKNIKLTSLLSLVVDDDELVHRLLERGKTSGRTDDLNESIIRNRMKVYRDETTPVYDYYDAKGLSIQVNGMGTVDEIFEELCLVIDDRFTTKFVY